A single window of Archangium gephyra DNA harbors:
- a CDS encoding N-acyl homoserine lactonase family protein has translation MSDVRRLFILRCGYEVLRRSVSLRGADPTVILCEPVCAYLLDTAHGWVLFDTGADPARLKDPVGRQRFQGSGWVSPPIILPEHELLPQLERLGVGPEDIRSVILSHVHYDHTGHLKYFTRASIYLQRREYDFAMGAHGNPAVFDDDFRLPDRDWRLVDGDWELMPGVRGVLTLGHMPGHQSLVVELPRSGTKILVADAGDLRENFEREVPPGECDDPALGLASIRKLKAIRDATGGELVLLHDPDEVHARPLAPAFYD, from the coding sequence ATGAGCGACGTGCGCCGGCTGTTCATCCTCCGCTGTGGTTATGAAGTGCTCCGCCGGTCCGTGTCCCTGCGGGGGGCGGACCCCACCGTCATCCTGTGCGAGCCGGTGTGCGCGTACCTGCTGGACACGGCGCACGGCTGGGTGCTCTTCGACACGGGGGCGGATCCGGCGCGACTGAAGGATCCAGTGGGGCGCCAGCGCTTCCAGGGCTCCGGCTGGGTGTCGCCGCCGATCATCCTCCCCGAGCACGAGCTGCTGCCCCAGCTGGAGCGCCTGGGCGTGGGCCCGGAGGACATCCGCTCCGTCATCCTCAGCCACGTGCACTACGACCACACGGGCCACCTCAAGTACTTCACCCGGGCGTCCATCTACCTCCAGCGTCGCGAGTACGACTTCGCCATGGGAGCGCATGGCAACCCGGCGGTGTTCGACGACGACTTCCGGCTGCCGGACCGGGACTGGCGGCTGGTGGACGGGGACTGGGAGCTGATGCCGGGTGTGCGCGGGGTGCTGACGCTCGGCCATATGCCGGGCCACCAGTCGCTCGTCGTCGAGCTGCCCCGGAGTGGCACGAAGATCCTCGTGGCCGACGCGGGGGACCTGCGCGAGAACTTCGAGCGGGAGGTGCCTCCGGGTGAGTGCGACGACCCCGCGCTCGGCCTCGCCTCCATCCGCAAGCTCAAGGCGATCCGCGACGCCACGGGGGGAGAGCTGGTGCTGCTGCACGATCCGGACGAGGTCCACGCGCGGCCCCTGGCGCCCGCCTTCTACGACTAG
- a CDS encoding transposase zinc-binding domain-containing protein, with the protein MLAHGFSRVRCESCKDELLVAFSCKGRGGPVLQCEAGATVDSVLSAPGAVGAARGRGTAALPNAMFSRY; encoded by the coding sequence GTGTTGGCGCACGGCTTCTCGCGAGTGCGCTGTGAGAGTTGTAAGGACGAACTTCTCGTCGCCTTCTCGTGCAAAGGACGAGGGGGGCCCGTCCTGCAATGCGAAGCGGGTGCGACAGTGGACTCTGTCCTTTCCGCACCGGGTGCGGTGGGTGCTGCTCGAGGACGCGGGACTGCGGCTTTACCCAACGCGATGTTTAGTCGATACTGA